A genomic stretch from Buchnera aphidicola BCc includes:
- the fdx gene encoding ISC system 2Fe-2S type ferredoxin, with protein sequence MPNIFFYPQKFILPKGLKVTGNTGDSILDVALKNNIKMEHACEKSCACCTCHCIIRKGFSSLSKCYEKEEDLLDKAWGLERNSRLGCQARLGTKDIEVEIPLYHVNRSSEKK encoded by the coding sequence ATGCCGAATATATTTTTTTATCCACAAAAATTTATTTTACCTAAAGGATTAAAAGTAACTGGTAATACTGGAGACTCTATACTTGACGTAGCATTAAAAAACAATATTAAAATGGAACATGCTTGTGAAAAATCATGCGCATGTTGTACTTGTCATTGTATTATAAGAAAAGGTTTTTCTTCACTGTCTAAATGTTATGAAAAAGAAGAAGATTTATTAGATAAAGCTTGGGGACTTGAAAGAAATAGTCGATTAGGATGTCAAGCACGACTGGGAACGAAAGATATCGAAGTTGAAATTCCATTATATCATGTTAATCGTAGTAGTGAAAAAAAATAA
- the der gene encoding ribosome biogenesis GTPase Der, which translates to MILNIALIGKSNVGKSSLFNLLTNSKSALTSDLPSTTRDRQYGFLKIKEKKINIIDTAGINNIKRKFFNLIEKQAYKQTILAIQEFHLIFFLVDARYELTIVDYFILKLIRKENKNIFLLINKIDLMKRENSFIDFYNLGIKNIFKISVIHKIGYLNLLKNIYNFLKKREKKIFLENNKINKYINIKICFLGKTNAGKSTLINSLLNSNRVITSSTKNTTRDMIEISLINKKIKYIFTDTAGINKKRKKKDFLNYIFEKKSFDVVKKNQIAIIVIDSYVGISSKDLSIITFLINQNVAFFIIFNKWDLISKERKKKIKQENKYRLKFIRNIKIIYLSAIKKTNLKKIFLQIKIIYNESKKIFSTSSLIKIINKATKKHSLPMGVTGKIIKLKYAHLGRKNPIFIIIHGTQVQYISQTYKKYLIRFLQKELKIPNTPIKLFFKNKKNPYT; encoded by the coding sequence TATTAACTAATTCTAAATCTGCATTAACTAGTGACTTACCATCCACTACTCGTGATAGACAATATGGTTTTTTAAAGATTAAAGAAAAAAAAATTAATATTATTGATACTGCTGGTATTAATAATATAAAAAGAAAATTTTTTAATTTAATTGAAAAACAAGCATACAAACAAACTATTCTTGCTATACAGGAATTTCATTTAATTTTTTTTTTAGTTGATGCCCGTTATGAACTAACAATAGTAGATTATTTTATTTTAAAATTGATTAGAAAAGAAAATAAGAATATTTTTTTATTAATTAATAAAATTGATTTAATGAAAAGAGAAAATTCTTTCATAGATTTTTATAATTTAGGAATAAAGAATATTTTTAAAATATCAGTTATCCATAAAATTGGATATTTAAATCTTTTAAAAAATATATATAATTTTCTTAAAAAAAGAGAGAAAAAAATATTTTTAGAAAATAATAAAATAAACAAATATATTAATATAAAAATTTGTTTTTTAGGAAAAACTAATGCTGGAAAATCAACATTAATTAATAGTTTATTAAATTCTAATAGAGTAATAACAAGTTCTACAAAAAATACTACTCGAGATATGATTGAAATATCATTAATTAATAAGAAGATAAAATATATTTTTACTGATACAGCTGGCATAAATAAAAAAAGAAAAAAAAAAGATTTTTTAAATTATATTTTTGAAAAAAAATCATTTGATGTTGTTAAAAAAAATCAAATAGCAATTATTGTTATTGATTCTTATGTTGGAATTAGTTCAAAAGATTTATCTATTATTACATTTTTGATTAATCAAAATGTTGCTTTTTTTATTATTTTTAATAAATGGGATTTAATTTCTAAAGAAAGAAAAAAAAAAATAAAGCAGGAAAATAAATATCGTTTAAAATTTATTAGAAATATAAAAATAATATATTTATCTGCAATCAAAAAAACAAATTTAAAAAAAATATTTCTTCAAATAAAAATTATTTACAATGAATCAAAAAAAATATTTAGTACTTCATCTTTAATTAAGATAATTAACAAAGCTACTAAAAAACACTCATTACCAATGGGTGTAACGGGAAAAATAATAAAATTAAAATACGCTCATCTTGGAAGAAAAAATCCAATATTTATTATTATACATGGAACACAAGTGCAATATATTTCGCAGACGTATAAAAAATATTTAATACGATTTTTACAAAAAGAATTAAAAATCCCGAATACACCCATCAAATTATTTTTTAAAAATAAAAAAAATCCATATACATAA